In a genomic window of Mycolicibacillus parakoreensis:
- a CDS encoding zinc-binding alcohol dehydrogenase family protein: MSAWQVGTPGPVASAPLHRVRVAVPRPAADELLVAVHACGVCRTDLHVVEGDLPVHRRAVIPGHEIVGEVVDVGADAEGFTVGDRVGVAWLRHTCGRCRYCRRGAENLCPASGYTGWDADGGYAEFTTVPAAFAHPLPAGYADTELAPLLCAGIIGYRALLRTDLPAGGRLGLYGFGGSAHITAQVALAQGAEVHVMTRGAAARELALRLGAASAQGADAPPPVPLDAAILFAPVGHLVPPALAALDRGGTLAIAGIHLSDIPSLNYQRHLFFEREIRSVTSNTRADARAFLDFAAHHHIAVTTPEYPLAHADRALRDLAGGRIAGAAVLQI; this comes from the coding sequence ATGAGCGCCTGGCAGGTGGGCACACCGGGACCGGTCGCCTCCGCGCCGCTGCACCGGGTGCGGGTCGCGGTGCCGCGCCCCGCCGCGGACGAACTGCTGGTGGCGGTGCACGCATGCGGAGTGTGCCGCACTGACCTGCATGTGGTGGAAGGCGATCTGCCGGTCCACCGCCGTGCGGTGATCCCCGGCCACGAGATCGTCGGCGAGGTCGTCGACGTCGGCGCCGACGCCGAGGGGTTCACCGTCGGCGACCGGGTGGGGGTGGCCTGGCTGCGCCACACCTGCGGGCGGTGCCGGTACTGCCGGCGCGGCGCGGAGAACCTCTGCCCGGCCTCCGGCTACACCGGCTGGGACGCCGACGGCGGCTATGCGGAGTTCACCACGGTGCCCGCCGCGTTCGCCCACCCGCTGCCCGCCGGCTACGCCGACACCGAACTGGCGCCGCTGCTGTGCGCCGGCATCATCGGCTACCGTGCCCTGCTGCGGACCGACCTGCCCGCCGGCGGCCGCCTCGGGCTCTACGGGTTCGGCGGCAGCGCCCACATCACCGCCCAGGTGGCCCTCGCCCAGGGCGCCGAGGTGCATGTCATGACCCGGGGTGCGGCGGCCCGCGAGCTGGCGCTGCGCCTCGGCGCCGCCTCCGCGCAGGGCGCCGACGCACCGCCCCCGGTGCCGTTGGATGCGGCGATCCTGTTCGCTCCGGTCGGCCATTTGGTGCCGCCGGCGTTGGCCGCGCTGGACCGGGGCGGCACGCTGGCGATCGCCGGGATCCATCTCAGCGACATTCCGTCGTTGAACTACCAGCGGCACCTGTTCTTCGAACGGGAGATCCGGTCGGTGACGTCCAACACCCGCGCCGACGCCCGCGCGTTCCTCGACTTCGCCGCTCACCACCACATCGCGGTGACCACCCCGGAGTATCCCCTGGCGCACGCCGACCGGGCGCTGCGCGACCTGGCCGGCGGACGTATCGCCGGGGCGGCGGTGCTCCAGATCTGA
- a CDS encoding alanine and proline-rich secreted protein Apa yields MEQVDPNTHRKSLWATLAVAAVTGVSAVTIVLPTGSAYADPPPPPPPVPVDPNAPAPADPADPNAPAPAPADPADPNAPAPAPADPADPNAPAPVDPNAPPPPADPADPNAPAPPPADPNAPEPGRLDNAPGGFSFVLPAGWVESDPGQLNYGSALLSKEISPGPPGQPPVVANDTRILLGRLDQKLYAASEADNAKAATKLASDMGEFFMPYPGTRVNSETGELTAGDLSGDFSFYEVEFTDESKPNGQIWSGVVGSDTDDPTTGRWFVVWLGTADDPIDRAAATGLAESLRPFTAPPAPEEPAAPAPAPGAPPAPAAPGVPPAPQAPAPPAPPAAPAPEAPAPAQPA; encoded by the coding sequence ATGGAGCAGGTGGATCCGAATACGCATCGCAAATCACTGTGGGCGACCCTGGCCGTGGCCGCGGTCACCGGCGTCAGTGCCGTCACGATCGTGCTGCCGACCGGCTCGGCCTACGCCGACCCGCCCCCACCGCCCCCGCCGGTTCCGGTCGACCCCAACGCTCCGGCTCCCGCCGACCCCGCGGACCCCAACGCCCCGGCTCCGGCTCCCGCCGACCCCGCGGACCCCAACGCCCCGGCTCCGGCTCCCGCCGACCCCGCGGACCCCAACGCCCCGGCTCCGGTCGACCCGAATGCCCCGCCACCGCCGGCCGATCCCGCCGATCCCAACGCCCCCGCTCCGCCGCCCGCCGACCCCAACGCTCCGGAGCCGGGCCGCCTGGACAATGCGCCGGGTGGTTTCAGCTTCGTGCTGCCCGCCGGCTGGGTGGAATCCGATCCGGGCCAGCTGAACTACGGCTCGGCGCTGCTGAGCAAGGAGATCAGTCCCGGGCCGCCCGGACAGCCTCCCGTGGTCGCCAACGACACCCGGATCCTGCTGGGCCGGCTCGACCAGAAGCTCTACGCGGCCTCGGAGGCCGACAACGCCAAGGCCGCCACCAAGCTGGCCTCCGACATGGGTGAGTTCTTCATGCCCTACCCGGGGACCCGGGTCAACTCCGAGACCGGGGAGCTCACCGCCGGTGACCTCAGCGGTGACTTTTCGTTCTACGAGGTGGAATTCACCGACGAATCCAAACCCAACGGTCAGATCTGGTCCGGGGTGGTCGGTTCGGACACCGACGATCCCACCACCGGCCGCTGGTTCGTGGTGTGGCTCGGCACCGCCGACGACCCGATCGACAGGGCTGCGGCCACCGGGCTGGCCGAATCGCTCCGGCCGTTCACCGCCCCGCCGGCCCCCGAGGAGCCGGCGGCCCCCGCACCGGCCCCGGGCGCCCCGCCGGCACCCGCGGCCCCGGGTGTCCCGCCAGCCCCGCAAGCCCCGGCACCGCCAGCACCCCCGGCTGCGCCGGCACCTGAGGCCCCGGCACCGGCACAACCCGCCTAA
- a CDS encoding sulfate/molybdate ABC transporter ATP-binding protein gives MDALELHAVVAERGLDVTLSVPPGQVLAVIGPNGAGKSTTVHVIAGLLRPDTGLVRLGQRVLTDTAAGIHVPTHDRRVGLLLQDPLLFPHLSVAANVAFGPRCRRGGGAGDAARHWLREVDAEALADRRPHQLSGGQAQRVAIARALAAEPEVLLLDEPLAGLDVAAAAALRTVLRRAVTRSRRATVLITHDLLDVVAMADRVLVLEDGRIAESGPVATVLAAPRSRFGARLAGVNLVAGVLEAEGVLRDATGMRWRGHAVAPLAPGQAAVAVFAPASVSVWRDPPHGSPRNTVAVSVAELDSRGPAVRVRAEEQPGGAAGLAAEVTAEAAAQLRLTAGERIWLSVKAQEVALHPAAPHHPD, from the coding sequence ATGGACGCACTGGAGTTGCACGCGGTGGTCGCCGAACGCGGACTGGACGTGACGCTGTCGGTGCCCCCGGGCCAGGTGCTGGCGGTCATCGGCCCGAACGGAGCCGGCAAATCCACCACCGTGCACGTCATCGCCGGGCTACTGCGCCCCGACACCGGGCTGGTCCGGTTGGGCCAGCGGGTGCTGACCGACACCGCCGCCGGGATCCACGTTCCCACCCACGACCGCCGGGTGGGGCTGTTGCTGCAGGATCCGCTGCTGTTCCCGCATTTGAGTGTGGCCGCCAACGTGGCGTTCGGGCCGCGCTGCCGGCGCGGCGGCGGAGCGGGCGACGCGGCGCGGCACTGGCTGCGCGAGGTCGACGCCGAGGCGCTCGCCGATCGGCGGCCCCACCAGCTCTCCGGGGGCCAGGCGCAGCGGGTGGCGATCGCCCGGGCGTTGGCCGCCGAACCGGAGGTGCTGTTGCTCGACGAGCCGCTGGCCGGCCTGGATGTCGCCGCGGCGGCCGCGCTGCGCACCGTGCTGCGCCGGGCGGTGACCCGCAGCCGTCGCGCCACCGTGTTGATCACCCACGATCTGCTCGACGTGGTCGCCATGGCCGACCGGGTGCTGGTGCTCGAGGACGGCCGGATCGCCGAGTCGGGACCGGTGGCGACGGTGCTGGCCGCGCCGCGCAGTCGATTCGGCGCGCGGCTGGCCGGGGTGAACCTGGTGGCCGGGGTCCTCGAGGCCGAGGGGGTGCTGCGCGACGCCACCGGGATGCGCTGGCGGGGGCACGCGGTCGCACCGCTGGCACCCGGGCAGGCGGCGGTGGCGGTCTTCGCCCCGGCGTCGGTGTCGGTGTGGCGCGACCCGCCGCACGGCAGCCCCCGCAACACGGTCGCGGTGAGCGTCGCCGAACTGGACTCCCGCGGTCCGGCGGTGCGGGTGCGGGCCGAGGAACAACCCGGCGGCGCGGCGGGGCTGGCCGCCGAGGTCACCGCCGAGGCGGCCGCCCAGCTGCGGTTGACCGCCGGGGAACGGATTTGGCTGTCGGTAAAAGCCCAGGAGGTGGCGCTGCACCCCGCGGCGCCGCACCACCCGGATTAA
- a CDS encoding ABC transporter permease has translation MSRPAGLPRWVYLPAAAGAAFVVVPLLAIAVRVDWPRFTALLTSESSTAALALSLKTAAASTALCVLLGVPMALVLARSRARLVRLLRPVILLPLVLPPVVGGIALLYAFGRLGLVGRYLSAAGLDIAFSTTAVVLAQTFVSLPFLVIALEGAARTAGADYELVAATLGARPTTVWWRVTLPLLVPGLLSGAVLAFARSLGEFGATLTFAGSRQGVTRTLPLEIYLQRVTDADAAVALSVLLVAVAAVVVVGVGSRRLTGVG, from the coding sequence GTGAGTCGCCCCGCCGGGCTGCCCCGCTGGGTGTATCTGCCGGCGGCGGCGGGGGCGGCGTTCGTGGTGGTGCCGCTGCTGGCGATCGCGGTACGGGTGGACTGGCCCCGTTTTACAGCGCTGTTGACCAGCGAGTCGTCGACCGCCGCGCTGGCACTGAGCCTCAAGACCGCCGCCGCCAGCACCGCGCTGTGTGTGCTGCTGGGGGTGCCCATGGCACTGGTGTTGGCGCGCAGCCGCGCGCGGTTGGTGCGGCTGTTGCGCCCGGTGATCCTGCTGCCGCTGGTGTTGCCGCCGGTGGTCGGCGGCATCGCCCTGCTCTACGCGTTCGGCCGGCTCGGTCTGGTGGGCCGCTATCTGAGCGCCGCCGGTCTCGACATCGCGTTCAGCACCACCGCGGTGGTGCTGGCTCAGACGTTCGTGTCGCTTCCGTTTCTGGTGATCGCGCTCGAGGGTGCGGCCCGCACCGCCGGCGCCGACTACGAGCTGGTGGCCGCGACGTTGGGGGCCCGGCCGACCACGGTGTGGTGGCGGGTGACGTTGCCGCTGCTGGTGCCGGGGCTGCTGTCGGGGGCGGTGCTGGCCTTCGCCCGTTCGCTGGGCGAGTTCGGTGCGACGCTGACCTTCGCCGGATCCCGCCAGGGGGTCACCCGCACGCTGCCGCTGGAGATCTATCTGCAGCGGGTCACCGACGCCGACGCCGCGGTCGCGCTCTCGGTGCTGCTGGTGGCAGTCGCCGCGGTGGTGGTCGTCGGGGTGGGATCGCGCCGGCTGACCGGGGTGGGCTGA
- the modA gene encoding molybdate ABC transporter substrate-binding protein: MRRLAVLAAGVSLVAATLTGCGAHGHQASSITVFAAASLKPAFSEIAEQFRTDNPGVDVEFNFAGSSELATQLIEGADADVFASADTVQMDKVDQVGLLDGPQTDFASNTLVIVTAPDNPKKIGSFADLARPELNVVVCQTPVPCGAATQRVEDAANVHLNPASEEPNVTDVLNKVTTGQADAGVVYVTDALNAGDKVATVKFPEAADAVNVYPIALLRQAPEAAENFVFLVTGEFGEKVLTTYGFAQP, translated from the coding sequence GTGCGCCGACTCGCCGTGCTGGCCGCCGGTGTCTCGCTGGTCGCGGCAACCCTGACCGGTTGCGGCGCCCACGGACACCAGGCCTCCTCGATCACCGTGTTCGCGGCGGCGTCACTGAAACCGGCGTTCAGCGAGATCGCCGAGCAGTTCCGGACCGACAACCCCGGTGTCGACGTGGAGTTCAACTTCGCCGGGTCCTCCGAGCTGGCCACCCAGCTGATCGAGGGGGCCGACGCCGACGTGTTCGCCTCGGCCGACACCGTCCAGATGGACAAGGTCGACCAGGTGGGCCTGCTCGACGGCCCCCAGACCGACTTCGCCTCCAACACCCTGGTCATCGTCACCGCGCCGGACAACCCCAAAAAGATCGGCTCGTTCGCCGACCTGGCCCGCCCCGAACTCAACGTCGTGGTCTGCCAAACCCCCGTGCCGTGCGGCGCGGCCACCCAGCGGGTCGAGGACGCCGCGAACGTGCACCTCAACCCCGCCAGCGAGGAACCGAACGTGACCGATGTGCTCAACAAGGTCACCACCGGGCAGGCCGACGCCGGAGTGGTCTACGTCACCGATGCGCTCAACGCCGGCGACAAGGTCGCCACGGTCAAATTCCCGGAGGCCGCCGACGCGGTCAACGTCTACCCGATCGCGCTGCTGCGGCAGGCTCCCGAGGCCGCCGAGAACTTCGTGTTCCTGGTGACCGGGGAGTTCGGCGAGAAGGTTCTCACCACGTACGGCTTCGCCCAGCCTTGA
- a CDS encoding SDR family oxidoreductase, producing MAMEVLVTGGDSELGHAVAEAFCAAGHHVTLTGADRERLQQIAQRLDVDAIACDTADPASLAEARTLFPHHLDALVNVPVARTELGDPRTFTVAEVAEAWRGTLDATVLSAVLTVQTIGDHLRSGGSIINLVGEAASDGGVDAAMKAALGNWTAGQATVFGTRGITVNVVACGESFRPGYDGLTRTPPPVAAEIARLAVFLTTPAARHITGQTLHVSHGALAQFGS from the coding sequence ATGGCGATGGAGGTCCTGGTAACCGGCGGTGATTCCGAACTGGGCCATGCGGTAGCCGAGGCGTTCTGCGCAGCCGGCCACCACGTCACTCTCACCGGGGCCGACCGTGAGCGGCTGCAGCAGATCGCCCAGCGCCTCGACGTCGACGCCATCGCCTGCGACACCGCCGACCCGGCCAGCCTGGCCGAGGCGCGCACCCTGTTCCCGCACCACCTGGACGCCCTCGTCAACGTGCCGGTGGCGCGCACCGAACTCGGCGATCCGCGCACCTTCACCGTCGCCGAGGTCGCCGAGGCGTGGCGCGGCACCCTGGACGCCACCGTGCTGTCGGCGGTGCTCACCGTGCAGACCATCGGTGACCACCTGCGCTCCGGCGGGTCGATCATCAACCTGGTCGGCGAGGCGGCCTCCGACGGCGGTGTCGACGCCGCGATGAAGGCGGCGCTGGGCAACTGGACCGCCGGGCAGGCCACCGTGTTCGGCACCCGCGGCATCACCGTCAACGTGGTCGCCTGCGGGGAGAGCTTCCGGCCCGGCTACGACGGGCTGACCCGCACTCCCCCGCCGGTGGCCGCCGAGATCGCGCGGTTGGCCGTGTTTCTGACCACCCCGGCCGCCCGCCACATCACCGGTCAGACCCTGCACGTCAGCCACGGCGCCCTGGCCCAGTTCGGCTCCTGA
- a CDS encoding NAD(P)/FAD-dependent oxidoreductase — MSVQPDTAGAPGRRHQVVVIGSGFGGLNAVKKLKRADVDIKLIARTTHHLFQPLLYQVATGIISEGEIAPATRVILRKQRNAQVLLGDVTHIDLVNNVVVSELLGHTYETPYDSLIIAAGAGQSYFGNDHFAEWAPGMKSIDDALELRGRILSAFERAERSRDPARREKLLTFTVIGAGPTGVEMAGQIAEMADRTLRGTFRHIDPTEARVILLDAAPTVLPPMGEKLGGKAAARLEKMGVEIQLGAMVTDVDRNGLTVKDADGAIRRIESTCKVWSAGVSASPLGRDLADQSATELDRAGRVKVLPDLSIPGHPNVFVVGDMAAVDSVPGVAQGAIQGGKYAANLIKGELRGADPALREPFQYLDKGSMATVSKFSAVAKIGPLEMSGFLAWLAWLMLHLIYLVGFKSKMSTLLSWAMTFLSDARSQLTITDQQAFGRTRLEQLEVYATEAQRAEVHRIAN; from the coding sequence GTGAGCGTGCAACCCGATACCGCTGGCGCCCCCGGCCGTCGCCATCAAGTCGTGGTGATCGGCTCCGGGTTCGGTGGCCTCAACGCGGTCAAGAAACTCAAACGCGCCGACGTCGACATCAAACTCATCGCCCGCACCACCCATCACCTGTTTCAGCCGCTGCTCTACCAGGTGGCCACCGGGATCATCTCGGAGGGCGAGATCGCCCCGGCCACCCGGGTGATCCTGCGCAAGCAGCGCAATGCGCAGGTGCTGCTCGGCGATGTCACCCACATCGACCTGGTCAACAACGTCGTGGTCTCGGAGCTGCTGGGCCATACCTACGAGACGCCCTACGACAGCCTGATCATCGCCGCGGGCGCCGGTCAGTCCTACTTCGGCAACGACCATTTCGCCGAGTGGGCGCCGGGCATGAAGTCGATCGATGATGCGCTGGAACTGCGCGGGCGCATCCTGAGCGCCTTCGAACGCGCCGAGCGGTCCCGCGATCCGGCACGCCGGGAGAAGCTGCTGACGTTCACCGTCATCGGCGCCGGGCCGACCGGGGTGGAGATGGCCGGGCAGATCGCCGAGATGGCCGACCGCACCCTGCGGGGCACCTTCCGCCACATCGACCCCACCGAGGCGCGGGTGATCCTGCTCGACGCCGCGCCGACGGTGCTGCCGCCGATGGGCGAGAAGCTGGGCGGCAAGGCGGCCGCCCGACTGGAGAAGATGGGCGTGGAGATCCAGCTCGGCGCGATGGTCACCGACGTCGACCGCAACGGACTGACCGTCAAGGACGCCGACGGGGCCATCCGGCGCATCGAGTCCACCTGCAAGGTGTGGTCGGCCGGGGTGTCGGCCAGCCCGCTCGGTCGCGACCTGGCCGACCAGTCGGCGACCGAACTCGACCGGGCCGGGCGGGTCAAGGTCCTGCCCGATCTGTCGATCCCCGGACATCCGAACGTGTTCGTCGTCGGCGACATGGCCGCGGTCGACAGCGTGCCGGGGGTCGCCCAGGGGGCGATCCAGGGCGGCAAGTACGCCGCGAACCTGATCAAGGGCGAGCTGCGCGGGGCCGATCCGGCGCTGCGCGAGCCGTTCCAGTACCTCGACAAGGGCTCGATGGCGACGGTGTCGAAGTTCTCCGCGGTCGCCAAGATCGGCCCGCTGGAGATGAGCGGGTTTTTGGCCTGGTTGGCCTGGCTGATGCTGCACCTGATCTACCTGGTCGGGTTCAAGAGCAAGATGAGCACCCTGCTGTCGTGGGCGATGACGTTCCTGTCCGACGCCCGCAGCCAGCTGACCATCACCGACCAGCAGGCGTTCGGCCGGACACGGCTCGAACAGCTCGAGGTCTACGCCACCGAGGCGCAACGCGCCGAGGTGCACCGCATCGCCAACTAG
- a CDS encoding PaaI family thioesterase: MHDDASTRGSSIVPAGLAAAFDTEIGLVYTELGPAGARARLTVHDRLLQPMGLVHGGVYCAMIESMASSAAFAWLSEHGGGNVVGVNNNTDFLRSARTGTLHGSATPLHRGRRQQLWAVSIVDDPDRPDRLIARGQVRLQNLPADPA; encoded by the coding sequence GTGCATGACGACGCGTCCACGCGAGGGTCCTCGATCGTTCCGGCCGGTCTCGCCGCCGCCTTCGACACCGAGATCGGTTTGGTCTACACCGAACTCGGCCCCGCCGGCGCCCGCGCCCGGCTGACCGTCCACGACAGGCTGCTGCAGCCGATGGGGCTGGTCCACGGCGGCGTCTACTGCGCGATGATCGAGAGCATGGCCAGCTCTGCGGCGTTCGCCTGGCTCTCCGAGCACGGCGGCGGCAACGTCGTCGGCGTCAACAACAACACCGACTTCCTGCGCTCGGCGCGCACCGGCACACTGCACGGCAGCGCCACCCCGCTGCATCGGGGCCGCCGCCAGCAACTGTGGGCGGTCAGCATCGTCGACGACCCCGACCGCCCCGACCGGTTGATCGCCCGTGGCCAGGTACGGCTGCAGAATCTGCCCGCCGATCCCGCCTAG
- a CDS encoding BlaI/MecI/CopY family transcriptional regulator: MANLTRLGDLERAVMNQLWAAPEPQTVRQVHEVLIAERDLAYTTVMTVLQRLAKKGLVAQLRDDRAHRYTPVHSRDELVAGLMVDALDQVADFGARRAALVHFVERVGADDADALRRALAELEAADPDRAGGPGGVPPVA, translated from the coding sequence ATGGCCAACCTGACGCGACTGGGCGACCTGGAACGCGCGGTGATGAACCAGCTGTGGGCGGCGCCGGAACCGCAGACCGTCCGCCAGGTCCACGAGGTGCTGATCGCCGAGCGCGACCTCGCCTACACCACGGTGATGACCGTGCTGCAGCGGCTGGCGAAGAAGGGGCTGGTGGCCCAGTTGCGCGACGACCGCGCGCACCGCTACACCCCGGTGCACAGCCGCGACGAACTGGTCGCCGGACTGATGGTCGACGCGCTCGACCAGGTGGCCGATTTCGGCGCCCGGCGCGCGGCGCTGGTGCACTTCGTCGAACGGGTCGGCGCCGACGACGCCGACGCGCTGCGCCGCGCGCTGGCGGAGTTGGAGGCCGCCGACCCCGACCGGGCCGGTGGCCCAGGTGGCGTGCCGCCGGTCGCCTGA
- a CDS encoding M56 family metallopeptidase: protein MSALAFTLLALLLTAPVPALLARARWPLRAPRAALVLWQAVALAAVLSTFSAGIAIASRLLMPGPDGRPTTTLAGDIGRLGWPLWLLYVGVLTVTVLVGVRFALAVLQVMISTRRRRARHRMLVDLLGTNSPAPPGHPPLRVLDVHAPLAYCLPGRHSRVVLSDGALTSLATPELAAILSHERAHLRARHDLVLEAFTAVHTAFPRLVRSANALDSVRLLIEVLADDAALRRTGPAPLGRALVACAAGPVPAGALAAGDTDTVLRLRRLAGRPNSRALAAAAYSGAVGIVGIPTVALAVPWLVELQRLLLP from the coding sequence GTGTCCGCGCTGGCTTTCACCCTCCTCGCGTTGCTGCTGACCGCCCCGGTGCCGGCGCTGCTGGCCCGCGCCCGGTGGCCGTTGCGCGCGCCGCGCGCCGCGTTGGTGCTGTGGCAGGCGGTGGCGTTGGCCGCGGTGCTCTCCACGTTCAGCGCCGGGATCGCGATCGCCAGCCGGCTGTTGATGCCCGGACCCGACGGACGGCCCACCACCACGCTGGCCGGGGACATCGGGCGCCTCGGCTGGCCGCTGTGGCTGCTCTACGTCGGTGTGCTGACGGTGACCGTGCTGGTCGGGGTGCGGTTCGCGCTGGCGGTGCTGCAGGTGATGATCAGCACGCGCCGCCGCCGCGCCCGCCACCGGATGCTGGTGGACCTGTTGGGCACCAACTCCCCCGCCCCGCCGGGGCATCCCCCGCTGCGGGTGCTCGACGTGCATGCCCCGCTGGCCTACTGCCTGCCCGGCCGGCACAGCCGGGTCGTCCTGAGCGACGGGGCCCTGACCAGCCTGGCCACCCCCGAGCTGGCGGCCATTCTCAGCCACGAGCGCGCCCACCTGCGCGCCCGCCACGACCTGGTGCTCGAGGCGTTCACCGCCGTGCACACCGCGTTCCCGCGGCTGGTGCGCAGCGCCAACGCGCTGGACTCGGTGCGCCTGCTCATCGAGGTCCTCGCCGACGACGCCGCGCTGCGCCGCACCGGTCCGGCGCCGTTGGGCCGGGCGCTGGTCGCCTGCGCGGCCGGGCCGGTGCCCGCCGGCGCGCTCGCCGCCGGGGACACCGACACGGTGCTGCGGCTGCGCCGGCTCGCCGGACGACCCAACAGCCGCGCGCTGGCGGCCGCCGCCTACAGCGGCGCGGTGGGGATCGTGGGCATCCCCACCGTCGCCCTGGCGGTACCGTGGCTGGTCGAGCTGCAACGACTGCTACTGCCGTGA
- the gndA gene encoding NADP-dependent phosphogluconate dehydrogenase — protein MTASESDGKAQIGVTGLAVMGSNIARNFARHGYTVALHNRSVAKTEALLADHGDEGTFVRTETIAQFLAALQRPRRVLIMVKAGAATDAVIEELAAAMEPGDIIIDGGNALYTDTMRREKALAARGLHFVGAGISGGEEGALHGPSIMPGGPAESYASLGPLLEEISAHVDGVPCCTHIGPDGSGHFVKMVHNGIEYADMQLIGEAYHLLRDALGLSAPEIADVFAEWNTGELDSYLVEITAEVLRQVDAATGEPLVDVIADAAEQKGTGLWTVKSALDLGVPVTGIAEAVFARALSGAEAQRRAGVGLAAGTLGAAPTDVAGFTEDVRRALYASKIVAYAQGFNQIQAGSAEYGWQIAPGDLATIWRGGCIIRATFLNRIKEAFDADPDLVSLLAAPYFREAVTAAIESWRRVVITATGLGIPVPGFASALAYHDGLRTERLPAALTQAQRDYFGAHTYGRIDKPGKFHTLWSGDRSEVPV, from the coding sequence ATGACCGCGTCGGAGTCCGACGGAAAGGCCCAGATCGGGGTGACCGGCCTGGCGGTGATGGGTTCCAACATCGCCCGCAACTTCGCCCGGCACGGCTACACGGTGGCGCTGCACAACCGGTCGGTGGCCAAAACCGAGGCGTTGTTGGCCGATCACGGCGACGAGGGCACGTTCGTGCGCACCGAGACGATCGCGCAGTTCCTGGCCGCGCTGCAGCGTCCGCGGCGGGTGCTGATCATGGTCAAGGCCGGCGCCGCCACCGACGCCGTCATCGAGGAACTGGCCGCCGCCATGGAACCCGGCGACATCATCATCGACGGCGGCAACGCGCTGTACACCGACACCATGCGCCGGGAGAAGGCGCTCGCCGCCCGCGGCCTGCACTTCGTCGGGGCGGGCATCTCCGGCGGCGAGGAGGGCGCGCTGCACGGCCCGTCGATCATGCCCGGCGGGCCGGCCGAATCCTATGCATCGCTGGGGCCGCTGCTCGAGGAGATCTCCGCGCACGTCGACGGGGTGCCGTGCTGCACCCACATCGGCCCGGACGGCTCCGGGCACTTCGTCAAGATGGTGCACAACGGCATCGAATACGCCGACATGCAGCTGATCGGCGAGGCCTATCACCTGCTGCGTGACGCACTCGGGCTGTCGGCGCCGGAGATCGCCGACGTGTTCGCCGAGTGGAACACCGGCGAACTGGACTCCTACCTGGTGGAGATCACCGCCGAGGTGCTGCGCCAGGTCGATGCCGCGACCGGCGAACCGTTGGTGGACGTCATCGCCGATGCCGCTGAGCAGAAGGGCACCGGGCTCTGGACGGTCAAATCGGCGCTGGACCTCGGGGTGCCGGTCACCGGGATCGCCGAGGCGGTGTTCGCCCGGGCGCTGTCGGGCGCCGAGGCGCAGCGCCGTGCCGGCGTCGGGTTGGCCGCCGGGACGCTGGGGGCCGCCCCCACCGATGTCGCCGGGTTCACCGAGGATGTGCGCCGAGCGCTGTACGCGTCGAAGATCGTCGCCTACGCGCAGGGGTTCAACCAGATCCAGGCCGGCAGCGCCGAATACGGCTGGCAGATCGCCCCCGGCGACCTGGCCACCATCTGGCGGGGCGGCTGCATCATCCGCGCCACGTTCCTCAACCGCATCAAAGAGGCCTTCGATGCCGACCCGGACCTGGTGAGTCTGCTTGCCGCGCCGTACTTCCGCGAGGCGGTCACCGCGGCGATCGAGAGCTGGCGACGGGTGGTGATCACCGCCACCGGCCTGGGCATCCCGGTGCCCGGATTCGCCTCGGCGCTGGCCTATCACGACGGGCTGCGCACCGAGCGCCTGCCGGCCGCCCTGACCCAGGCCCAACGCGACTACTTCGGTGCGCACACCTACGGGCGCATCGACAAGCCCGGCAAGTTCCACACGCTGTGGAGTGGTGACCGCAGCGAAGTGCCGGTCTAG